The Lentisphaera araneosa HTCC2155 genome includes the window ATAAGTCCTTTTATAATCTTAGTTGGCATTGGTGCATACTTTAGATTCAACCCTATTTCAGGGATTGTAATCTGTATTATTGGAATTGCCTATTACCTCCTCGAACGTAAATATAAAGCAGAAGAAATTGGAGAACAAATAGAAAAAAAGTATGGTTTTTTGGGAGATTTTATTTTTCTAGGCACACCATTAATTCTGACAATCTATTTTAGCATTCAACATGAATGGATCATAGCATCTATAATGTTATATTTTACTAGTAGCGCACTTATATCCAAAATAATAAAAAACAGAAAATCCTAACAAGAAACTGGAGTTGATACTTTCGTTGTGAGTCAAATTTTAGATAGAAAGTACGAACTCAGTTTAGACGTTAGCACAAAATAAATAATGCAATTACCAATTCACATAGAAAATGATGCATGGATTTTCAGTAGTATCATTCTTATATTTCTCATTTATACATATATAGATAACAACTCTGAAAAAAACAAAAAGAAACTCAAGGAAAAAGTGGGTGAAGCTTATACCTATGATAAAGAAGAAGATTTATTCAGGTTACTTAAATTAATGAATTTCTTATTAATAATTGGAATTATTGGATCCGGTATTTATGCATTCTTAGCAATAGGCGTAAGAATTGGATTTTTTAAATAGAAAATAGAAACGAAAAAGTGCTAACAAGAAACTGGAGTTGATACTTTCGTTATGAGTCAAATTTTAGATAGAAAGTACGAACTCAGTTTAGACGTTAGTTTGTAATAAAATTAAAAACAAATTGTAGAAATGAGAGTCCAAATAAATCGCAGATGCACGAAGTTAGAATTATCTGAAGTAAGATGATTTTAGAACAAAATCAGATCTGAATTCATTATCTCAAATAAGGTCATTTGTCCGTGAGGTGTATTTGTCCCCTTACGTACAGATATTTAGTTTTTCTGAGAGTTCAAGTCATTGACGATGGTTTCGTATTGTGAGTCCACCTTTGCGTCCGTATTGATGATTTGCTCTAAAACAAACCCTCGGTCTTTGTACTCCAAGATGATAGCTTCATATTCTTTGATTAACCGGGGTGTATTTCCAATAACTTTGGCGATCTCATTGATATTCATGCCCTTCTTATAACAGATAAGAACCTGTTTAAATTTGCTGATATAACGCTGGATAGCCTGGAATGAATGATAAGTCTCACGACTTACTTGTTGAACGCTGAGTTTCTTTATGAAAAGTTTTTCAATTATAATTTTTTTGTGCGTGAGAGTTGGCCCCATATCATGTATTGAACCTCTTCGAGGTAAGACCTCATTGTGTTCCAGTTCCCATTCTTTAATATACTTACCCACAGTTGGTGGAGAGATCTTTAAAAGAATGGCTAATTCAACCGAGGTCATACAGCCACCTTGCTTATAACTTTGTTTGAGCATCCTTGCAACAGCTTCCTTTTTTATGTCTCTGAGCTTCTTACCGTCTTTGCGCTCTTGAATATCTTCTGCTCGTACTAAATCTAGGATAACACTCACTAAAGGTGTTTGATTGATCTTTTTTCCGTATGATTTAGTCGCATTTTTGTCAGTGGTCACCCATGGCGTCTGACCCTGTTTTAAATGAGAAGTTTCGGGATAGAATTTATTGACCATAGAGATAATAGTTGAGCTCAAAACTTGCCGAGTCCTCATTCCTCCCAGTTGCGGACACTCCTCTGAGAAAAAAGCTGTTAAAGCTCCAGCAAAAGTTTTATATTGTTGTGGTCCGTAAGTTGCTTCATTCGCTGAAATATGCGTCTTCATGCTCTGCTCCATACGGGATTTGATAGATTCGACAGTAGTGAGTCTTTTTTTTCGCCAACTTCCTTATAGTATTCATCTCCTGTAAGCAGGATTTCATCCAGACGATGTTTGAACATATCTTTATTCTTAAACTCGTCGTAAATCTTAAGGAATGTCTTCACGCCGCGTTGTGAGATTCCTGCAACT containing:
- a CDS encoding DUF1670 domain-containing protein, translating into MKTHISANEATYGPQQYKTFAGALTAFFSEECPQLGGMRTRQVLSSTIISMVNKFYPETSHLKQGQTPWVTTDKNATKSYGKKINQTPLVSVILDLVRAEDIQERKDGKKLRDIKKEAVARMLKQSYKQGGCMTSVELAILLKISPPTVGKYIKEWELEHNEVLPRRGSIHDMGPTLTHKKIIIEKLFIKKLSVQQVSRETYHSFQAIQRYISKFKQVLICYKKGMNINEIAKVIGNTPRLIKEYEAIILEYKDRGFVLEQIINTDAKVDSQYETIVNDLNSQKN